In the genome of Aspergillus flavus chromosome 8, complete sequence, one region contains:
- a CDS encoding UMTA methyltransferase family protein: MSRPNIDQMDHVVNSGFNLGNELDYMLDRSYTAASRLNYQFYLWKDALQFNLHPSILLPQDTSTPLWIADLATGTAVWLLDLLRDPAIAHYPSLQLHGFDIDLTNAPLPEWLPPPITLRQLDVFEDVPRDLLGRYDVVHLRLLVLVVQNSDPLPVIHRVHQMLKPGGYIQWDDLNYPDSEVFKSQAMSDVPTPAHDAFLRFAQSSGRNDWVLDLPYHLMERHGGFENAQLRNYTDRLEMRKANGDQYILVMEEFSARLKRAKKSEEAANIDLMIRGLAEESRLGVGLSMPRAVCVARKVG; this comes from the coding sequence ATGTCAAGACCCAACATAGATCAAATGGATCATGTCGTGAACTCGGGGTTCAACCTCGGAAACGAGCTGGACTACATGCTTGATCGAAGCTATACCGCCGCATCGCGATTGAACTACCAATTCTACCTCTGGAAAGATGCCCTACAATTCAACCtgcatccatccatcctGCTGCCCCAGGATACTTCTACTCCATTGTGGATCGCCGACCTCGCCACAGGTACTGCTGTCTGGCTCTTGGACCTCCTCAGAGACCCAGCAATAGCCCACTACCCATCTCTTCAGCTCCATGGCTTCGACATTGATCTGACAAATGCACCTCTCCCGGAATGGCTACCGCCACCCATCACCCTGCGTCAGTTAGACGTCTTTGAAGATGTCCCCAGGGACCTCCTGGGCAGATATGACGTCGTCCACCTGCGTCTGCTTGTCCTGGTTGTACAGAACAGCGACCCCCTCCCGGTCATCCACCGGGTGCACCAGATGCTCAAGCCGGGCGGCTACATCCAATGGGACGACCTGAACTACCCTGATAGCGAGGTATTCAAAAGCCAAGCCATGAGTGACGTGCCGACCCCGGCGCATGACGCCTTCCTGCGCTTTGCGCAGTCGAGCGGTCGCAATGACTGGGTTCTTGATCTCCCATATCATTTAATGGAACGCCACGGCGGGTTCGAAAATGCGCAATTACGCAATTATACGGACCGTCTGGAAATGCGAAAGGCAAATGGGGATCAGTATATTCTCGTGATGGAGGAGTTTTCAGCTCGGCTGAAGCGTGCGAAGAAATCAGAGGAAGCTGCTAATATTGATTTGATGATTCGAGGGTTGGCGGAGGAATCGAGACTCGGGGTTGGGTTGTCGATGCCCAGGGCTGTTTGTGTGGCTCGCAAGGTCGGATGA